In Musa acuminata AAA Group cultivar baxijiao chromosome BXJ3-11, Cavendish_Baxijiao_AAA, whole genome shotgun sequence, one DNA window encodes the following:
- the LOC135653106 gene encoding uncharacterized protein LOC135653106, with translation MAGTIRKVSAASARAHTRKKTHAVSSFLPRGMIKKLSVVLFIGLVAWSYQAIQPTPPKICGSPDGPPVTSSRIKLKDGRHLAYTENGVPKEKAKYKIVFIHGFDCCKFDVIPISPALLEELGIYLLSFDRAGYGESDPHPKMTEKSTALDIEELADKLELGSKFYIIGFSMGGEIGWTCLKFIPHRLAGAAIVAPVANYWWRGFPSNLSKKAYNQQFLQDKWAIGIAHYAPWLTYWWNTQKLFPGSSVVSQRVDGFSAEDLKLFPKFAPRAYQAQIRQQGEFESIHRDIMVNFGHWDFSPLELDNPFPNNEGSVHLWHGAEDLIVPVILSRYISQKLPWVHYHELPDAGHLFPLADGMSDAIVKALVLGDN, from the exons ATGGCGGGCACGATCCGGAAGGTCTCGGCCGCATCTGCAAGAGCTCACACCAGAAAGAAGACGCACGCCGTTTCCTCTTTCCTCCCTCGAG GGATGATAAAGAAACTTTCAGTTGTTCTTTTCATTGGCCTAGTCGCTTGGTCATATCAGGCAATCCAGCCTACCCCTCCTAAGATATGTGGATCCCCAGATGGCCCTCCTGTTACATCATCCAGAATCAAACTCAAAGATGGCAGACACTTGGCCTACACAGAAAATGGTGttccaaaagaaaaggcaaagtaCAAGATCGTGTTTATCCATGGTTTTGACTGTTGCAAATTTGATGTGATTCCCATATCTCCG GCATTGCTTGAAGAACTAGGGATTTACTTACTATCATTTGATAGAGCTGGATATGGAGAGAGTGATCCTCACCCAAAGATGACAGAGAAAAGCACAGCACTGGATATCGAAGAGCTTGCCGACAAGTTGGAGCTTGGATCAAAATTCTACATTATTGGGTTTTCTATGGGAGGAGAGATTGGTTGGACATGTTTGAAATTTATTCCTCATAG ACTTGCTGGAGCAGCAATAGTTGCCCCTGTTGCCAACTACTGGTGGCGTGGTTTTCCTTCCAATTTATCTAAGAAAGCTTATAATCAGCAGTTCCTACAAGATAAATGGGCAATTGGGATAGCTCATTATGCTCCTTGGTTGACATACTGGTGGAACACTCAGAAATTATTTCCTGGATCAAGTGTTGTATCTCAACGTGTCGATGGCTTTTCCGCTGAAGACCTAAAGCTTTTCCCAAAATTTGCACCCAGAGCGTATCAG GCACAAATAAGGCAACAAGGAGAATTCGAGTCCATTCATCGTGACATAATGGTTAATTTTGGACACTGGGACTTTAGCCCTTTGGAACTTGATAACCCATTCCCTAACAATGAAGGATCTGTTCACCTATGGCATGGAGCAGAGGATCTGATTGTGCCGGTCATCCTGTCACGCTATATCAGCCAAAAATTGCCCTGGGTTCATTACCATGAGCTTCCAGATGCCGGCCACCTGTTCCCGTTGGCAGATGGCATGAGTGATGCTATTGTGAAAGCACTTGTGCTCGGAGACAATTAG
- the LOC103971221 gene encoding purple acid phosphatase 22-like, whose translation MERRPWSSPLRLVLLFLVSLQASGYTRPPPGRIIETAHTKSSSHPQQVHVSAVAADHTRVSWITDDRHVPSLVEYGKVSGKYDTAATGEHTSYIYFFYTSGKIHHVTIGPLEPDTVYYYRCGGIDQEFSFKTPPAALPIEFAVIGDLGQTEWTASTLAHVAESNYDMLLLPGDLSYADTQQPLWDSFGRFVQPYASKRPWMVTEGNHDVEAFPVFHCHPFVAYDSRWRMPYEESGSASNLYYSFDVAGAVHVVMLGSYADFNASSAQYKWLVADLAKVDRRITPWLVALLHAPWYNTNLAHQGEGESMRQAMESLLYRARADVVFAGHVHAYERFTRAYDNKANPCGPAYITIGDGGNREGLALQFDKHHKSASLSLFREASFGHGRLKVVNGTHAHWSWHRNDEDDGSTVGDQVWVESLSASAACGGPLGGVPSASTKVEL comes from the exons ATGGAAAGACGGCCATGGTCTTCCCCTCTGCGCCTCGTCTTGCTCTTCCTGGTCTCTCTTCAGGCCTCCGGATACACACGGCCGCCACCGGGGAGGATCATCGAAACAGCCCACACCAAGTCTTCGTCCCACCCACAACAG GTCCATGTCTCAGCAGTCGCCGCAGATCACACGAGGGTTTCATGGATCACCGACGACAGGCATGTTCCTTCGCTGGTGGAGTACGGGAAGGTGTCCGGGAAGTATGACACCGCCGCCACCGGAGAGCACACTTCCTACATTTACTTCTTCTACACCTCCGGCAAGATCCACCACGTCACGATCGGGCCTCTGGAGCCCGACACGGTGTACTACTACCGCTGCGGTGGAATCGACCAAGAATTCAGCTTCAAAACCCCGCCTGCAGCTCTCCCCATCGAGTTTGCCGTCATAG GTGATCTCGGGCAGACGGAATGGACGGCGTCGACGCTGGCGCATGTCGCGGAGTCGAACTACGACatgctcctcctccccggcgatcTCTCGTACGCAGACACGCAGCAGCCGCTGTGGGACTCCTTCGGACGCTTCGTCCAACCTTACGCCAGCAAACGCCCGTGGATGGTCACCGAGGGCAACCACGATGTCGAGGCCTTCCCCGTCTTCCACTGCCACCCCTTCGTAGCCTACGACAGCAGGTGGCGCATGCCGTACGAGGAGAGCGGCTCCGCCTCCAACCTCTATTACTCCTTCGACGTCGCCGGCGCCGTTCATGTCGTCATGCTGGGATCCTATGCCGACTTCAACGCCAGCTCAGCACAGTACAAATGGCTGGTGGCGGATCTGGCGAAGGTCGACCGGAGGATCACTCCTTGGCTAGTCGCGCTCCTCCATGCGCCTTGGTACAACACCAATCTGGCGCATCAGGGGGAGGGGGAGAGCATGAGGCAAGCCATGGAGTCTCTGCTCTACCGAGCTCGCGCGGATGTCGTCTTTGCAGGCCACGTCCATGCCTATGAGCGCTTC ACGAGGGCATACGACAACAAGGCAAACCCATGCGGGCCTGCGTATATAACCATTGGAGATGGAGGAAACAGGGAAGGACTCGCACTACA GTTCGACAAGCATCACAAGTCTGCATCGCTTTCCTTGTTCCGGGAGGCAAGCTTCGGGCACGGGCGGCTGAAGGTGGTGAACGGCACACATGCTCACTGGTCGTGGCACCGCAACGACGAGGACGACGGCTCCACCGTCGGCGACCAGGTGTGGGTGGAGAGCTTGAGTGCTTCTGCCGCTTGTGGGGGTCCGCTGGGTGGGGTTCCATCTGCTTCAACGAAGGTTGAGCTGTAG
- the LOC135652857 gene encoding serine/threonine-protein kinase D6PKL1-like, with translation MGLHGGTSEIVESNEEPNTASCYGGSKTLCIKLKPNVRDGKCQDAEDDLDQLLRAIDIRTSSRVLGPSSQPRVDLLWKNALKKPVKVGASRPSGIGISESVTLKQALRRLCISQASEMAAMKRLSKPGGSSVASEAGTIKRLYASVVVQSSDSGLPLDGEKRNLVKISVVPEKVSADSSKKATVYGQLQNSESYESAVSSPLSSVPNTTKVTKIRIQDVIKPTSEESDESQSAEIGIEKKGKSVSKTSISSSQTVVASRKPIVIPLLIKPTHWNKTTKRKGKPEPTSAPSGSTKCGEPYKSGPALSTTKSHCFKGSVSPSHATLPTKKSCCPKEPVTPASSTRNPVAEIGTENVDSDASKIFSSPNIYVSGIAVDTKASEFSRAREKGECSNSSKSSIGDYSSSTSISEESQHSNASIKGCRPHMSRDVRWMAIHNILIQQRSLGLKNFKLLKRLGCGDIGTVYLAELVGSECLFALKVMDIEFLISRKKILRAQTEREILQMLDHPFLPTLYAHFTTDSLSCLVMEYCPGGDLHVVRQKQPGRSFSESAARFYVAEVLLALEYLHMLGVIYRDLKPENILVREDGHIMLSDFDLSLRCSVSPTLLRSSSLDTQESAKKLSGPCAENSCIDPLCLRPSCVQVSCFTPRLVSSTVEKTQKLKSEASGQVRPLPQLVVEPTDARSNSFVGTHEYLAPEIIRGDGHGSAVDWWTFGILLYELLFGRTPFKGPGNEETLAKVVSQSLKFPENPSVSFHARDLIRSLLVKEPEGRLGSVTGAAEIKQHPFFDGLNWALIRSAAPPETPRSCEFGMPMVFRKKKEGKCLDFRAHGGEDVEFELF, from the exons ATGGGCTTACATGGTGGTACTTCTGAAATTGTTGAATCAAATGAAGAGCCAAATACGGCCAGTTGTTATGGTGGATCTAAAACACTTTGTATTAAGCTCAAACCAAATGTACGAGATGGTAAGTGCCAGGATGCGGAAGATGACCTTGATCAGCTTTTGAGGGCGATAGATATCAGGACCTCATCCAGGGTTCTTGGTCCTTCCAGTCAACCAAGGGTTGACTTGTTGTGGAAAAATGCTCTCAAGAAGCCAGTTAAAGTTGGAGCATCTAGGCCATCAGGAATAGGAATATCGGAATCTGTCACCTTAAAACAGGCTTTAAGAAGGCTGTGCATTTCCCAGGCATCAGAGATGGCTGCCATGAAGAGGTTATCAAAACCAGGTGGCTCATCCGTGGCTTCTGAGGCTGGAACAATTAAGAGGCTTTATGCATCGGTGGTGGTTCAATCAAGTGACTCTGGTCTTCCTCTTGATGGAGAAAAAAGAAATTTAGTCAAAATTTCCGTTGTGCCTGAAAAGGTGTCAGCAGATTCATCAAAAAAGGCAACTGTATATGGTCAATTGCAAAATTCAGAGTCATATGAGAGTGCTGTTTCATCTCCTCTATCTTCAGTTCCTAATACAACCAAGGTAACTAAGATCAGAATCCAAGATGTAATTAAGCCTACCTCTGAAGAATCCGATGAAAGTCAATCAGCTGAAATAGGGATAGAAAAGAAGGGGAAATCAGTTTCCAAAACATCCATATCTAGCTCCCAGACAGTTGTTGCATCAAGAAAGCCCATTGTGATTCCACTTTTAATTAAGCCAACGCATTGGAACAAGACCACTAAAAGGAAAGGGAAGCCTGAGCCAACTTCAGCACCCAGTGGTTCCACCAAATGTGGTGAACCTTACAAAAGTGGTCCTGCTCTGTCTACAACCAAATCACATTGTTTTAAGGGAAGTGTCTCCCCTTCACATGCTACTCTGCCaacaaaaaaatcatgttgtccTAAGGAACCTGTCACTCCTGCATCCAGCACTAGGAATCCTGTTGCAGAAATTGGTACAGAAAATGTTGATAGTGATGCAAGCAAAATATTTTCCAGCCCGAATATCTATGTCAGTGGTATAGCTGTTGATACAAAAGCAAGTGAATTCTCTAGAGCAAGAGAAAAAGGGGAGTGCTCCAATAGTTCTAAAAGCAGCATTGGGGATTACAGTAGCAGCACTAGCATCAGTGAAGAGAGCCAACATAGTAATGCTAGTATTAAAGGCTGTAGGCCTCACATGTCAAGGGATGTGAGATGGATGGCCATCCATAACATCTTAATTCAACAAAGAAGTTTGGGTTTAAAGAATTTTAAGCTCCTCAAACGGCTTGGTTGTGGAGATATTGGAACTGTTTATCTTGCAGAGCTGGTTGGTTCTGAATGCTTATTTGCATTAAAGGTCATGGATATCGAATTTCTGATTAGCAGGAAGAAGATTCTGAGAGCACAAACGGAAAGAGAGATTTTGCAAATGTTGGATCATCCATTCCTTCCCACCCTGTATGCTCATTTTACAACGGATAGCCTCTCATGTTTAGTTATGGAGTACTGTCCAGGTGGTGACCTTCATGTCGTTAGACAGAAGCAACCTGGAAGGAGTTTCTCTGAGTCAGCTGCTAG GTTTTATGTTGCGGAAGTCCTCCTTGCTTTGGAATACCTACACATGTTGGGCGTGATATACCGTGATCTTAAACCTGAAAACATCCTGGTTCGAGAAGATGGTCATATCATGCTCTCAGATTTTGACTTGTCCCTCAGGTGTTCAGTAAGCCCGACCCTTCTCAGATCGTCATCATTAGACACGCAAGAGTCTGCAAAGAAGCTCTCAGGGCCTTGTGCTGAAAATAGCTGCATTGACCCTCTTTGTCTTCGGCCATCTTGTGTTCAAGTTTCTTGTTTCACTCCCCGTTTGGTATCTTCTACAGTAGAGAAGACACAGAAGCTGAAGTCCGAAGCGAGCGGGCAAGTAAGACCACTTCCCCAACTTGTGGTGGAGCCCACTGATGCGCGCTCCAATTCCTTTGTTGGGACCCATGAATACCTAGCTCCTGAGATCATCAGAGGAGATGGACATGGAAGCGCTGTGGATTGGTGGACCTTTGGGATCTTATTATATGAGTTGCTTTTTGGTAGAACACCCTTCAAAGGACCTGGAAATGAGGAAACATTGGCCAAGGTGGTTTCTCAGAGCTTGAAGTTCCCAGAGAACCCATCTGTTAGCTTTCACGCAAGAGACTTGATTAGAAGTCTGCTGGTAAAAGAGCCAGAAGGTAGGTTGGGATCAGTCACAGGAGCTGCTGAGATTAAGCAGCACCCATTCTTTGACGGGTTAAATTGGGCCCTAATACGTTCTGCGGCACCACCGGAGACACCACGAAGCTGTGAATTCGGGATGCCCATGGTATTTCGCAAGAAAAAAGAAGGTAAGTGTCTTGATTTTAGGGCTCACGGCGGAGAGGATGTGGAATTTGAGCTCTTTTAG